CGATGAACGACACGGCGGGCCGATTCGTTGTGAGTTCATTTTCGTTGTGAGTTCATTTTTCTGGAGCGGTTTGAGCACAGAACCCGGTGCTACGTTGTTCATGCTCTTTCCCGCGCGGCAATTTTTTGAAGTGACACCGCGCATGGACGCCTGATACAAAAAAGGCGCAAGCCGGAGCAGATTATTGACCCGGCTTGAATTGGCGGAAAAACCGCAAGCCGGTAATGCGATATGACGAGTTTGAATTCTTTCGGCCCGACGGTCCTGATCGGCAGACCTGAAAACACGGGGGTTCTTTAGCGAGTTGCCGGCGCGTCGCCCGGTCCGAACCGGTTCCGCCGCCCGTTTCCTTGGCAAGGATAATCGATGCTTCGTTCAAAACGTGGTCAGTGTCTCCTGGCAATCGCGGCGGGATTTTCCGCGGCGGGCGCACATGCCTTGGCGGTGGATGCGACCGACCTTCTGGTTTATAGCATCGGCCCGGTACACCTGAAACCGCAACTCGGGGCGTCCGCGCAATTCAATGACAACATATTTTATCGCCCGGACAAACCTCTTCCCGGATTCCCCAACCAGCCTGTCGAGAGCGACTATCTCGCCATCATAAGCCCGGGAATAAACCTGCAACTCGGCCGCCGGGATGCCAATCACATCTTTTTCGATTACCGGATGGATGAGTCGCTTTATACGCAACATAGGGATTTGGATCACCGGGAACACACATTTTCTCTGGACAGCCATTTGCAGGGCAATCGCCTCAGTTTCGAGGTCAACAGCCAGGTGCAATTACTCGCGGGCATCCTCGGCGGCAACTTCGTCAGCACAACAAATATTCTGGGCCAGCGGGTCGAACGGTCCGTGTATTCTGAGAATGCCCGCGTCGAGTACCGGTTGACGGAGAAAGTTGGAGTGTATGGAGCTTTCGCATTCGACGACGCGGACTACAAGCAAGGAACGCCGCTTTACGACCAGAACACAATGGTCGGCACAGCGGGTTTTTCCTTCAATCCCGCGCCGAAATGGGGGCTTTTCGGCGAACTGCATTACGGGCAATCCGCAAGTTCTCCGAATTCGACCTCTTTGCCGGACGCCCCTTACACCATTTCCTACGGAGGTTTTGTCGGTGCGAAGGGCGATTTCACAACCCGGTTGAGTGGCAGTGTAAAGGTGGGGTACGAGATTCTAGAGTTTAGTGGGAACATTCCGGGCAGCAGTTCTCCCGTGGTGGAAGCGTCTCTGACGGATAAATTTTCCGATCGAACCACCGCATCACTGAGCTACTCGCGTCGAAACAATGTTTCCGTGCAGATTGCCAACGCCGCCTTTGTTTCGGACGCGGTTTCGGCCAGTCTGACTCACACGATCACCTCCGATGGCAAGTTTCACGCGGCAGTCGCAGGGACATTTGGCAATTACACGTACGAAGACTCGGGGGCGTTTGCTTCGCGGCTCGACCGCACCTATGGAGTGGATTTCGCGCTGATCTATAACCCGCAGCTCTGGCTTTCCACTCGTCTCGCATATGGTTACCAGAGATTCGACAGCAACGTGACGTTTGACTACAATGTGAACACCGTTACCTTTACACTCTCGGTGGGCTATTAATGTATGAACAGGTTCATGACGATTCACATTGTCCTGTGCTGGCTTTGCCTGGCAGTTCCTGCGGCGGAACGAACCGGCGCCGCCGAAGTCGCGGAAGGCGACCGCAAGATCGCGCCGCTGGACATTCTTAACATCGATGTCGTCGGCGAAAAGGACTTGAGCAAGGAATTGCGGGTTTCTTCCAGCGGAACGGTGACATTTCCGTTTTTGGGAAGCATCGAAGTCAAAGGCAAAACGCCCGCTGAAGTCGAGGACATGCTCCGGGAAAAACTGGGCAAAGACTATCTGGTTGATCCGCAGGTGATCGTCACGGTGAAGGAATATCGAACGCGCTCCGTTTCAGTCATCGGACAGGTCAACAAACCCGGAGTCATCGTCCTTCCGGCGGAACAGAAGATGGACGTGCTTGAAGCCATTGCGCAGGCGGGCGACCTGACGAAATCTGCCAACAAAAACCGGATCGAGGTCAGCCGCAAGGGCGAGACGCGCAAATTTACGCTCGATGAGTTGAAGAAGGAAAGCGATCCTAAAAAGAAATTCTGGCTCGAGCCCGGTGACGTAATCTACGTTCACGAATCGTTTTTCTGATGTATGGAACATGGCGCTCCGGAAACTGCTGACGTCGTGGTGCACGAAGAAAAGATAAATCTTCGGCATTACTGGCATGTCATTCTGGAGCGGCGCTGGCTGGTTTTTACCGCGCTCTTTTCGGTTTTTGCGCTGTGCCTGATCTACCTGTTCAATGCCCAGCGGATTTTCCAGGCCACCGCGCGGATGCAAATCGACCGTGAATCCGACAATGTTCTGAACATCAAGGATGTGTTCGCCGTGGACGGGCGCGAGCAGGATTACCTCCAGACCCAGTACAAAAACCTGCAAAGCCGCTCGCTGATCCAGTCCGTGGCCGCCAAGCTGAAACTGGACAGGGATCCGCGTTACGCCCGCAGCACCGACGTTGTCAAGGCCGTCGCGCAGGACATCACCATTGCTCCCATTCGGCTGAGCCGGCTCGTGGATGTAAAGGTCGAGCATCCTGATCCGAAACAGGCGGCCGCCATCGCGAATACCCTGGTGGAAACCTTCATCCAGCAGAATCTGGATCAGAAGATGAGCA
This DNA window, taken from Candidatus Angelobacter sp., encodes the following:
- a CDS encoding outer membrane beta-barrel protein, producing the protein MLRSKRGQCLLAIAAGFSAAGAHALAVDATDLLVYSIGPVHLKPQLGASAQFNDNIFYRPDKPLPGFPNQPVESDYLAIISPGINLQLGRRDANHIFFDYRMDESLYTQHRDLDHREHTFSLDSHLQGNRLSFEVNSQVQLLAGILGGNFVSTTNILGQRVERSVYSENARVEYRLTEKVGVYGAFAFDDADYKQGTPLYDQNTMVGTAGFSFNPAPKWGLFGELHYGQSASSPNSTSLPDAPYTISYGGFVGAKGDFTTRLSGSVKVGYEILEFSGNIPGSSSPVVEASLTDKFSDRTTASLSYSRRNNVSVQIANAAFVSDAVSASLTHTITSDGKFHAAVAGTFGNYTYEDSGAFASRLDRTYGVDFALIYNPQLWLSTRLAYGYQRFDSNVTFDYNVNTVTFTLSVGY
- a CDS encoding polysaccharide biosynthesis/export family protein → MTIHIVLCWLCLAVPAAERTGAAEVAEGDRKIAPLDILNIDVVGEKDLSKELRVSSSGTVTFPFLGSIEVKGKTPAEVEDMLREKLGKDYLVDPQVIVTVKEYRTRSVSVIGQVNKPGVIVLPAEQKMDVLEAIAQAGDLTKSANKNRIEVSRKGETRKFTLDELKKESDPKKKFWLEPGDVIYVHESFF